One genomic region from Campylobacter concisus encodes:
- a CDS encoding M20 family metallo-hydrolase: MINFKRFEANFNAISRFGALKGGGLTRLAFSKEDLEARNFLINLIEENGFKLKIDNVGNIFAIYDDGCEPGEKPVCVGSHIDSVPNGGFYDGTLGVMAGLEALTSIKEAGIKLKRPLWLINFCCEESSRFKTATIGSKIISGKLGLQRLHELKDEDGISLFEAMIKFGLEPQNLNDSILKEHSLHSYLELHIEQGPVLERSGISVGVVSGIAAPIRFEIIIHGKADHSGATPMNMRSDALLAASHIIIAANKFAKNKKTAVATVGYAHAKPGVLNVVPGEARLGVDLRDIDKTSLEELNLELRNFIKELSGGLNFSYEIRELSSDEPVKLSEHAINLLSEEAAKLGIKTLTLPSGAGHDAMNLTKLASSVGMLFIPCVGGISHNIAEAINFDDAFKATQILTNALIKLSNE; this comes from the coding sequence ATGATAAATTTTAAAAGATTTGAGGCGAATTTTAATGCTATAAGCAGATTTGGAGCATTAAAAGGTGGAGGGCTAACAAGGCTTGCATTTAGCAAAGAAGACTTGGAAGCTAGAAATTTTCTTATAAATTTAATAGAAGAAAATGGCTTTAAACTTAAAATTGACAATGTTGGCAATATCTTTGCCATCTATGATGATGGCTGTGAGCCAGGCGAGAAGCCAGTTTGTGTGGGCTCTCACATAGATAGCGTGCCAAATGGTGGCTTTTATGATGGTACGCTTGGCGTTATGGCTGGACTTGAGGCATTAACCTCGATAAAAGAAGCTGGCATTAAACTAAAGCGTCCGCTTTGGTTAATTAACTTTTGCTGTGAAGAGTCAAGTCGGTTTAAGACAGCGACCATTGGCAGCAAGATAATAAGTGGCAAACTTGGTTTGCAAAGACTTCATGAGCTAAAAGACGAAGATGGCATTTCGCTTTTTGAAGCGATGATTAAATTTGGACTTGAGCCACAAAATTTAAATGATTCTATTTTAAAAGAACACTCACTTCATTCATATTTAGAACTTCACATTGAACAAGGCCCAGTGCTTGAGCGAAGTGGCATAAGCGTTGGCGTAGTAAGCGGTATCGCCGCTCCTATTAGATTTGAAATTATTATTCATGGTAAGGCAGATCACAGCGGTGCAACTCCGATGAATATGCGTAGTGACGCGCTGCTAGCTGCTTCACACATCATAATCGCTGCCAATAAATTTGCTAAAAATAAAAAAACAGCTGTGGCTACTGTTGGTTACGCACATGCAAAACCAGGCGTTTTAAACGTCGTACCAGGCGAGGCGAGGCTTGGAGTTGATCTAAGAGATATTGATAAGACAAGCCTAGAAGAGCTAAATTTAGAGCTTAGAAATTTTATAAAAGAGCTAAGCGGTGGGCTAAATTTTAGTTATGAGATAAGAGAACTAAGCAGTGACGAGCCAGTAAAACTAAGCGAGCATGCTATAAATTTACTAAGCGAAGAGGCTGCTAAACTGGGCATAAAAACGCTTACTTTGCCAAGCGGAGCTGGACATGATGCGATGAATCTAACAAAACTTGCAAGTAGCGTTGGCATGCTTTTTATACCTTGCGTTGGTGGCATCAGTCACAATATAGCAGAAGCTATAAATTTTGATGATGCTTTCAAAGCCACACAAATTTTAACAAATGCACTAATTAAACTATCAAATGAATAA
- a CDS encoding amidohydrolase translates to MDKIANLALSLKDELIKDRRYFHSHPETGWFTFFTTAVLAKRLSDLGYEISLGDKVVKADSRLGLGSKEQCEKAIERAKTLLSPEEAKYLPYMKDGLTGLTAFIDTKRPGKFTAFRFDIDSVDVTESDEPTHRPYKEGFGADIAGITHACGHDGHMSIGLGVAKLIAENLDEFNGKFKFIFQTAEEGTRGAVAMEAAGVLDGIEYLLGGHIGFQAKTNGGIICGTNKLLATSKFDVHITGRSAHAAGAPQDGANALLAASQMALSMHGITRHAKGVTRINVGVLKAGEGRNVIAPNGYLACETRGEDTNLNDFMYEKCMDIVKGVSEIYGVESKVVKTGGTNGADSDKEVTEIFYEAAKQSPFIDDDKIVKELDFGACEDFAHFMRALQDRGAKSGYMMIGTNLKAGHHNCKFDFDEECLVAGVDVYLRSAYKLNGVKK, encoded by the coding sequence ATGGACAAGATAGCAAATTTGGCTCTTTCTTTAAAAGATGAGCTGATCAAGGATCGCAGGTATTTTCACTCACATCCAGAGACTGGTTGGTTTACATTTTTTACAACCGCCGTACTAGCAAAGAGGCTTAGTGATCTTGGTTATGAAATAAGCCTTGGTGACAAAGTCGTTAAAGCTGATTCAAGGCTTGGTCTTGGCTCAAAAGAGCAATGCGAAAAAGCAATAGAAAGAGCCAAAACGCTCCTAAGTCCTGAAGAGGCAAAATACCTTCCTTATATGAAAGATGGCTTAACAGGCCTAACTGCCTTTATAGATACGAAAAGGCCTGGTAAATTTACAGCATTTAGATTTGACATTGATAGTGTTGATGTGACAGAGAGCGACGAGCCTACTCACAGACCTTACAAAGAGGGCTTTGGTGCAGATATCGCTGGTATCACGCATGCTTGTGGGCATGATGGTCACATGTCAATAGGTCTTGGTGTGGCAAAACTTATAGCTGAAAATTTAGATGAGTTTAACGGCAAATTTAAATTTATCTTCCAAACGGCAGAAGAGGGCACAAGAGGAGCTGTAGCTATGGAAGCTGCTGGTGTGCTTGATGGTATAGAGTACCTACTTGGCGGACATATCGGCTTTCAAGCAAAAACTAACGGCGGCATCATCTGCGGAACAAATAAGCTACTTGCAACTTCAAAATTTGACGTACATATCACCGGTCGTTCAGCTCATGCAGCAGGTGCACCTCAAGACGGCGCAAACGCTCTTTTGGCCGCATCTCAAATGGCACTAAGCATGCATGGCATCACAAGACATGCAAAAGGTGTGACTAGGATAAACGTAGGCGTTTTAAAAGCAGGTGAGGGCAGAAATGTCATAGCACCAAATGGCTATCTAGCTTGCGAAACAAGGGGTGAAGATACAAATTTAAATGATTTTATGTATGAAAAATGCATGGATATCGTAAAAGGTGTCAGTGAAATTTACGGCGTAGAGAGCAAAGTCGTAAAAACTGGCGGTACAAACGGAGCCGATAGCGACAAAGAAGTAACTGAAATTTTCTATGAAGCTGCAAAGCAAAGTCCATTTATAGATGATGACAAGATCGTAAAAGAGCTTGATTTTGGTGCTTGTGAAGATTTTGCTCATTTTATGAGAGCTTTGCAAGATAGGGGCGCAAAGAGCGGATACATGATGATAGGAACAAATTTAAAAGCAGGCCATCACAACTGTAAATTCGACTTTGATGAGGAGTGTTTGGTGGCTGGGGTTGATGTCTATCTAAGATCTGCTTACAAACTAAATGGAGTAAAAAAATGA
- the pepE gene encoding dipeptidase PepE, with protein MKNALLISASSYQDTGYLRHCKNWVKDFLGESGKEEILFIPYAGVRRTNDEYEQKVIDRLKNSNIKSIHHYEDKISAIKNASSIAVGGGNTFMLLYTLYKLNLIEPIKEAVANGAKYFGWSAGANIAGKTIMTTNDMPIIMPKSFDSLNIFPHQINPHFISGKLAGHNGESREERLEEFLIANPKETIYALPEGTALLIEGSETQVIGHSEILKFEYQKEIEKIEVGTKFKI; from the coding sequence ATGAAAAATGCTTTACTAATCAGTGCTTCAAGCTATCAAGATACTGGCTATTTAAGGCACTGCAAAAACTGGGTTAAGGACTTTTTGGGTGAGAGCGGTAAGGAGGAAATTTTATTTATCCCTTACGCTGGAGTTAGGCGAACAAATGACGAGTATGAGCAAAAAGTAATTGATAGATTAAAAAATAGCAATATAAAATCAATCCACCACTACGAGGATAAAATTTCAGCTATCAAAAATGCTAGCAGTATCGCAGTTGGCGGAGGAAATACCTTTATGCTTCTTTACACGCTTTATAAGCTAAATTTGATTGAGCCTATAAAAGAAGCTGTGGCAAATGGCGCAAAATACTTTGGCTGGTCAGCTGGTGCAAACATCGCTGGTAAGACGATAATGACGACAAATGATATGCCTATCATCATGCCAAAGTCATTTGATAGTCTAAATATCTTTCCTCATCAAATAAACCCGCACTTCATAAGTGGCAAGCTAGCAGGTCATAACGGTGAGAGTAGGGAGGAGAGGTTGGAGGAATTTTTGATAGCTAATCCAAAAGAGACTATCTACGCTTTGCCTGAAGGTACGGCTTTGCTCATAGAGGGTAGCGAGACCCAGGTCATAGGACACAGTGAAATTTTAAAATTTGAGTATCAAAAAGAGATAGAAAAAATAGAAGTTGGAACTAAATTTAAAATCTAA
- the dcuC gene encoding C4-dicarboxylate transporter DcuC has translation METFKLIAAILGIAAVVALLILKKETRTVLIGVGLVLCIIALKPMGALSAFTDYMTKAGLIKAICASMGFAFVMKYTMCDKHLVALLTKPLKNVGFILIPATTVLTYFINIAIPSAAGCSAAVGATLIPLLMASGIRPAMAGAAVFAGTFGGVLSPGSAHNVYVADLVKKTVEGYTVQDVIKVQIPSAFTALVIVVIALVIVAILLKDYQKNTNFTLESSAASEEKPLFKVNFIYAIMPLVPLVILVIGGTSLAKDYSFLAWTKMGVAEAMILGAIIAIFATLTNPQKITKEFFNGMGHAYADVMGIIIAAGVFVAGLKACGAVDVVIAWLKTDQSYVKFGGTFVPFIMGIVTGSGDAATFAFNEAVTTNAAALGFEQDKLGMAAAIAGALGRSASPIAGAAIVCAGIAMVSPVEIAKRTFLGMFISVVAIAFFVI, from the coding sequence ATGGAAACATTTAAGCTAATTGCTGCCATTCTTGGCATCGCAGCTGTTGTAGCACTTCTTATCTTAAAAAAAGAGACAAGAACGGTGCTAATAGGTGTTGGTTTGGTGCTTTGTATAATCGCACTAAAACCGATGGGGGCACTAAGTGCTTTTACTGACTATATGACTAAAGCAGGGCTTATAAAGGCGATTTGTGCGAGTATGGGTTTTGCATTTGTTATGAAATACACAATGTGTGATAAACACCTTGTTGCACTTCTTACAAAGCCACTTAAAAATGTGGGTTTTATCTTGATCCCTGCAACAACCGTGCTAACTTATTTTATAAATATCGCTATCCCTTCAGCTGCAGGATGCTCTGCTGCTGTTGGTGCAACGCTTATACCGCTTCTTATGGCCTCAGGTATCCGCCCAGCTATGGCTGGTGCTGCTGTTTTTGCAGGGACATTTGGTGGAGTTTTAAGCCCAGGGTCGGCTCACAACGTCTATGTGGCTGATCTTGTTAAAAAGACGGTTGAGGGCTACACAGTTCAAGATGTCATAAAAGTACAAATTCCAAGTGCATTTACTGCTCTTGTTATCGTAGTGATCGCATTAGTTATTGTTGCAATACTGCTTAAAGACTATCAAAAAAATACAAATTTTACTCTTGAAAGTAGTGCTGCTAGCGAAGAGAAGCCGCTATTTAAAGTAAATTTTATCTACGCCATTATGCCTCTAGTTCCACTTGTTATCTTGGTTATTGGCGGAACAAGCCTTGCAAAAGATTATAGCTTTCTTGCATGGACAAAGATGGGCGTTGCTGAGGCGATGATACTAGGTGCCATCATAGCTATCTTTGCTACGCTTACAAATCCGCAGAAGATCACAAAAGAATTTTTTAACGGAATGGGCCACGCTTATGCTGATGTTATGGGTATCATCATCGCAGCTGGTGTCTTTGTCGCTGGCTTAAAGGCATGTGGAGCCGTTGATGTGGTCATCGCATGGCTCAAAACAGATCAAAGTTACGTTAAATTTGGCGGAACATTTGTGCCATTTATCATGGGTATAGTTACAGGTTCAGGCGACGCTGCTACATTTGCATTTAATGAAGCCGTCACAACAAACGCCGCTGCGCTTGGCTTTGAACAAGATAAGCTTGGTATGGCAGCAGCTATTGCTGGTGCTTTAGGCAGATCAGCTTCTCCGATTGCCGGTGCTGCTATCGTTTGTGCAGGCATTGCGATGGTTAGTCCAGTTGAAATCGCTAAAAGAACATTTTTAGGTATGTTTATCTCTGTTGTAGCGATTGCATTTTTTGTCATCTAA
- the pepT gene encoding peptidase T — protein MDIVERFLNYTKFNTTTNKENGLKGVMPSNPTEYELALFLKEELSSLGIKDIILQDNAILIAKIPANCENTPSIAFFGHLDTSSEQKNDTKAKIVKYTGGDICLHEEQGIYLKFSDNPELKKYVGDDIVVTDGTSLLGADDKAAIASIVNMASYFMQNPDIKHGKIVICFVPDEEQGLLGAKALDVNLLGADFGYCLDCCEIGELIYENWNAADCTMVFKGVSAHPMNAKGKLVNSLLLAHKFISLLPGGEVPECTEGKEGYFWVKELSGNSAKTTLKIDIREFDEVKFQKRLEFLSDMANSFNKIYGERCEITLKTRYENVFKFLKDENSLPIKLAKDAFSELNITPNIKPMRGGYDGAVISAKGVPTLNLFTGANNFHSVFEYLPVSSLKAASEVIKKIVINAAK, from the coding sequence ATGGATATCGTAGAGAGATTTTTAAATTACACAAAATTTAACACTACAACAAATAAAGAGAATGGACTAAAAGGTGTCATGCCTTCTAATCCAACCGAGTATGAGCTGGCTCTTTTTTTAAAAGAAGAGCTTAGCTCGCTAGGCATAAAAGATATCATCTTGCAAGACAATGCCATCTTGATAGCAAAAATTCCTGCAAACTGCGAAAATACTCCAAGTATAGCCTTCTTTGGGCATTTAGATACAAGTAGTGAGCAAAAAAATGATACCAAAGCTAAAATCGTAAAATACACAGGCGGCGACATCTGCCTACACGAAGAGCAGGGAATTTATCTAAAATTTAGCGACAATCCAGAGCTTAAAAAATACGTTGGTGACGACATAGTCGTGACTGACGGCACTAGCTTGCTTGGAGCTGATGATAAAGCGGCGATCGCTAGCATCGTAAATATGGCTAGCTACTTTATGCAAAATCCTGATATAAAGCACGGTAAAATCGTGATCTGCTTTGTGCCAGATGAAGAGCAGGGCTTACTTGGGGCAAAAGCACTTGATGTAAATTTGCTCGGAGCTGATTTTGGCTACTGCTTAGACTGCTGCGAGATAGGTGAGCTAATATATGAAAACTGGAACGCGGCTGACTGCACTATGGTCTTTAAAGGCGTTTCGGCTCATCCGATGAATGCAAAGGGCAAGCTTGTAAATTCACTCCTTCTTGCGCATAAATTTATCTCGCTTTTGCCAGGCGGCGAAGTGCCAGAGTGTACCGAGGGCAAGGAGGGCTATTTCTGGGTAAAAGAGCTTAGCGGAAACAGCGCGAAAACAACTCTTAAGATCGACATAAGAGAATTTGATGAGGTGAAATTTCAAAAAAGGCTTGAGTTTTTAAGTGATATGGCAAATTCTTTTAACAAAATTTATGGAGAGCGTTGCGAAATCACGCTAAAAACACGCTATGAAAACGTCTTTAAATTTTTAAAAGATGAAAACTCACTTCCGATAAAACTAGCAAAAGATGCCTTTAGCGAGCTAAATATCACGCCAAATATAAAGCCGATGCGCGGCGGATATGATGGCGCTGTGATATCCGCAAAAGGTGTGCCAACGCTAAATTTATTCACAGGGGCAAATAACTTTCACTCCGTCTTCGAGTATTTGCCAGTTAGCAGTCTAAAAGCCGCGAGCGAAGTCATCAAAAAAATCGTAATTAACGCTGCTAAATAA
- a CDS encoding argininosuccinate synthase domain-containing protein — MKALALFSGGLDSMLSMKLISDQNIEVVALYMDTGFGADEEKHEILRRRAALAGASLKVVDMRNEYLRDVLFNPKYGYGKQFNPCIDCHGYMFKTALNMLKSENANFIITGEVLGQRPMSQRRDALFQVKRLADDEDDLVLRPMCARLLSPTKPEREGWVDREKLLDISGRDRKPQLALAKEFGFEDFATPGGGCLLTIESFAVKIKDYLNFDKEMRDIDVVWLKLGRHLRLPDGAKMIIGRDESDNNALLAHPNNKFEQVKFKESDDIVGAVSFISKNASKADKELAARLALAYTKASRENKFEVSIDSEKFSITPEDKSLAQNYFIK, encoded by the coding sequence ATGAAGGCTTTAGCTTTGTTTAGTGGAGGGCTTGATAGCATGCTCTCAATGAAATTAATAAGCGATCAAAACATCGAAGTGGTTGCACTTTATATGGATACTGGATTTGGCGCAGATGAAGAAAAACATGAAATTTTAAGACGCCGCGCAGCTTTGGCTGGGGCTAGCTTAAAAGTGGTTGATATGAGAAATGAGTATCTTCGCGATGTGCTTTTTAACCCAAAATACGGCTATGGCAAGCAGTTTAACCCATGTATTGATTGTCACGGATATATGTTTAAAACAGCTCTAAATATGCTAAAAAGTGAAAATGCGAATTTCATCATCACTGGCGAAGTTTTGGGTCAAAGGCCGATGAGTCAGCGAAGAGATGCACTCTTTCAGGTTAAGCGCCTAGCTGATGACGAGGATGATTTGGTGCTTCGTCCGATGTGTGCTAGGCTCTTGTCACCAACTAAGCCAGAGCGAGAGGGCTGGGTCGATAGAGAGAAGCTGCTTGATATAAGCGGGCGCGATAGAAAGCCGCAGCTTGCTTTGGCAAAGGAATTTGGCTTTGAGGACTTTGCAACGCCTGGAGGCGGATGTTTGCTAACGATCGAGAGCTTTGCTGTTAAGATAAAGGATTATCTAAATTTTGATAAAGAGATGCGAGATATCGATGTCGTGTGGCTAAAGCTTGGTAGGCATCTGCGCTTACCAGATGGTGCAAAAATGATAATAGGCCGTGATGAGAGTGATAATAACGCACTTTTAGCACATCCAAACAATAAATTTGAACAAGTAAAATTTAAAGAGAGTGATGACATCGTAGGAGCCGTTAGCTTCATAAGCAAAAACGCTAGTAAAGCTGATAAAGAGCTAGCTGCAAGGCTTGCATTAGCTTATACAAAAGCAAGCAGAGAAAATAAATTTGAAGTTAGCATCGATAGTGAGAAATTTAGTATCACACCCGAGGATAAATCTCTAGCTCAAAATTATTTCATAAAATAG
- a CDS encoding Cj0814 family flagellar-dependent secreted protein has product MKVSYNSILTKQHYQKQTKNEGFANFLPNTPNINSISQVTIPKNDFVSSSSIDSLYQAKFTSQEGYGYSVDAKGFMGADFNKAAGLPQDFKIHKSTLDAIVLHNQKHPNFTNFSMNTKKDNALFGEDSFANIDLADTIKQYYKIFDQISAGVISKGKEFYSNEDLAKMPKGYFSKDKKMDHFEYLMGRMTSDEIDGLTDRSNEKITHIFRTTQDVENARKLMNDLKDINIRVNGNFLDFSPEVMTTEHTIPYMWVSSAGYDFKPDMSVYDNEQGYTKEQIFVAF; this is encoded by the coding sequence ATGAAAGTCTCTTATAACTCCATCTTAACAAAACAGCACTACCAAAAACAGACAAAAAATGAAGGCTTTGCAAACTTCTTACCTAACACTCCAAATATAAATTCGATCAGCCAAGTCACTATTCCTAAAAATGACTTTGTTTCATCTAGTAGTATAGACTCTCTTTATCAGGCTAAATTTACTTCACAAGAGGGTTATGGATATAGTGTAGATGCTAAAGGATTTATGGGAGCTGATTTTAACAAGGCTGCAGGCTTACCACAGGACTTTAAAATCCACAAAAGCACGCTTGATGCGATAGTGCTGCACAATCAAAAGCACCCAAACTTTACAAATTTTTCAATGAATACAAAAAAAGATAATGCGCTATTTGGAGAGGATAGCTTTGCAAATATCGATCTAGCAGATACCATCAAGCAATACTATAAAATTTTTGATCAAATTTCAGCTGGAGTGATCAGTAAGGGTAAAGAGTTTTACTCAAATGAAGATCTAGCAAAGATGCCAAAGGGTTACTTTTCAAAAGATAAAAAAATGGATCATTTCGAATATCTAATGGGTAGGATGACAAGTGATGAGATAGATGGACTAACTGATAGGAGTAATGAAAAGATAACTCATATATTCAGGACAACTCAAGACGTAGAGAATGCACGTAAGCTAATGAATGATCTAAAAGATATAAACATAAGGGTTAATGGAAATTTCCTTGACTTTTCTCCAGAAGTGATGACAACTGAGCATACTATCCCTTATATGTGGGTTAGTAGTGCTGGATATGACTTCAAGCCTGATATGTCTGTATATGACAATGAACAAGGCTATACAAAGGAGCAAATCTTTGTGGCGTTTTAA
- a CDS encoding response regulator — translation MNISPNLEPININLPKDMIYSRVLLGVDRVQTLDNTNLKSELKDIATKLISNSTYSIIQSASTSGVKSDYSKTDIGLNQAFSYRDIQRRNWSKEDFENKYLFGKDASALRKVDQTSTYFSSINSKTPIKPIAAADTKFTNLNDYAYEKTIKTSRGDVEVFLDLYDDNDKLGIGKLDANGFLFNFDSNKDGVINSDDKYFDKLKVRGYDKDGNEKIFKLSEVVSEINLNDFIKKDIRNLSHEAMDFASKNTVDYRVSLNNSNPYTLFSAEYRYQKIGKEETNKFFKDHADQDGWVDLRDNKIFNEDSGLSNFAYEKVGFDGKKRLSEFNPIIKPAGSKQDESFSYAGYQKDSFMKFYNDYQKESSAHSKDVEWISKNLKENDVEDADDLISKLKATKSSYMIAMESEFEKATGLEFSLENLEKVKHAFESDTSKAAAALKDTDSVIAMKLNKNGTITLKFDSGRELEVKEIYNDTGKLISKDDKDSKRASINLDAKSMNDVELNRLDFKDIGIKQDEKISSLKELGAKLVKNLSDKFTSKFLIGLENGKSITTKEIYNITYLENDLKFKELSSKDRLYKKVDTRV, via the coding sequence ATGAATATATCACCAAATTTAGAGCCCATAAATATAAATTTACCCAAAGATATGATCTATTCAAGGGTCCTTCTTGGCGTAGATAGAGTGCAAACTTTAGACAATACAAATTTAAAGTCTGAGCTTAAAGACATCGCTACTAAGCTTATCTCAAATAGCACTTACTCTATCATCCAAAGCGCTAGCACCAGTGGTGTGAAATCAGACTACTCTAAAACAGATATTGGGCTAAATCAAGCTTTTTCTTATAGAGATATCCAGAGGAGAAACTGGAGCAAAGAAGACTTTGAGAACAAGTATCTCTTTGGCAAAGATGCCTCAGCACTAAGGAAAGTGGATCAAACTAGCACCTATTTTTCATCTATAAATTCAAAAACTCCCATTAAGCCCATCGCGGCAGCAGATACTAAATTTACAAATTTAAATGACTACGCCTATGAAAAAACGATAAAAACTTCACGAGGTGACGTGGAGGTCTTTTTGGATCTTTATGACGATAATGACAAACTAGGCATAGGCAAGCTAGATGCAAATGGATTTTTATTTAACTTTGATAGTAACAAGGACGGAGTGATAAATTCTGATGATAAATACTTTGATAAGCTAAAAGTTAGAGGCTACGATAAAGACGGAAATGAGAAAATTTTTAAACTAAGCGAAGTTGTAAGCGAGATAAACCTTAACGACTTTATTAAAAAGGATATTAGAAATTTAAGCCATGAGGCTATGGACTTTGCTAGCAAAAACACGGTTGATTACAGAGTTAGTTTAAATAACTCAAACCCTTATACTCTATTTTCAGCCGAGTATCGCTACCAAAAGATAGGCAAAGAAGAGACTAATAAATTTTTCAAAGATCATGCAGACCAAGACGGCTGGGTAGATCTTAGGGATAATAAGATATTTAACGAAGATAGTGGCTTAAGCAACTTTGCCTATGAGAAAGTTGGCTTTGACGGGAAGAAAAGGCTTAGCGAGTTTAACCCTATCATAAAACCTGCTGGATCTAAACAAGATGAGAGCTTTTCATACGCAGGCTATCAAAAAGATAGCTTTATGAAATTTTATAACGACTACCAAAAAGAGTCTAGCGCTCACAGCAAAGATGTAGAGTGGATAAGCAAAAATTTAAAAGAAAATGATGTAGAAGACGCAGATGATCTCATCTCAAAGCTAAAAGCCACAAAGTCATCTTATATGATCGCTATGGAGAGTGAATTTGAAAAAGCAACTGGGCTTGAGTTTAGCCTAGAAAATTTAGAAAAAGTAAAGCATGCTTTTGAGAGTGATACGAGCAAGGCTGCAGCTGCTCTAAAGGACACAGATAGTGTAATAGCTATGAAGCTAAACAAAAATGGCACTATCACGCTTAAATTTGATAGTGGAAGAGAGCTAGAGGTAAAAGAAATTTATAACGACACTGGCAAGCTAATAAGCAAAGATGACAAAGATAGTAAAAGAGCAAGTATAAATTTAGATGCTAAGAGCATGAATGATGTAGAACTAAATAGACTTGACTTTAAGGATATAGGCATAAAGCAAGATGAGAAGATATCTAGCCTAAAAGAGCTTGGAGCAAAGCTAGTTAAAAACCTCTCTGATAAATTTACAAGTAAATTTCTGATCGGACTTGAAAACGGCAAAAGCATCACCACTAAAGAAATTTATAACATCACTTATCTTGAAAACGACCTCAAATTTAAGGAACTATCTAGCAAAGATAGGCTTTATAAAAAGGTAGATACGAGAGTTTAG
- a CDS encoding Cj0814 family flagellar-dependent secreted protein — translation MINTLGSYPLNLEQNIKVSTKVATNQTSSLVLGYKVDKDGYFTDEFNKQAGIPSDYKIHSSTLESLVNVAEGTSFFSRTFKSIDIAKTAGNAYKILSQVVGEDTLNSKDSFSLDEIRNFPQGFSYDRQSMQVTKIHNSIYDFDVAASSFNYKESNKQMISTLFFNPSFSGGDGRQSLKPTTDIFNNNNGGKESVGSGVFIDPHGERYTNKDGSITKGGLLAAVINSNLDVKEGETTVFGKKQGFDKSVDSKEFSRAFELFELMGEMKFGANFNKASDSDLAGMPAYMKEYVKYKRDLVYVDLTTGFVGKYSDEEDELSFKKMMEHNLKMLKLLFGEIDKDGKKSKDFMDSFLKFSMPPLNLVKELNESPAGKYLIDVLGIKRDVDIKA, via the coding sequence ATGATAAACACACTTGGTAGCTACCCCTTGAATTTAGAGCAGAACATAAAGGTATCAACCAAAGTTGCCACCAACCAAACCAGCTCTTTAGTTTTAGGCTACAAGGTGGATAAAGATGGCTACTTTACAGATGAGTTTAACAAGCAAGCTGGCATCCCAAGTGATTATAAAATTCACTCAAGCACGCTGGAGTCGTTGGTCAATGTTGCAGAGGGAACTTCATTTTTTAGTCGCACCTTTAAAAGCATAGATATAGCAAAGACTGCTGGCAATGCCTACAAAATCCTCTCCCAAGTAGTTGGCGAAGACACACTAAACTCAAAAGATAGCTTTAGCTTAGATGAGATAAGAAATTTCCCTCAAGGCTTTTCTTATGATCGTCAAAGCATGCAAGTAACAAAAATTCATAATTCTATTTATGACTTTGATGTAGCTGCTTCTAGCTTTAACTACAAAGAGTCAAACAAGCAGATGATAAGCACGCTCTTTTTCAACCCAAGCTTTAGCGGTGGAGATGGCAGGCAGTCACTAAAGCCAACAACAGATATCTTTAACAATAACAATGGTGGTAAGGAGAGTGTGGGAAGTGGTGTTTTTATCGATCCGCACGGCGAAAGATATACAAATAAAGATGGCTCTATAACCAAAGGCGGACTTTTAGCAGCCGTTATAAATAGCAACCTTGACGTCAAAGAAGGTGAAACTACCGTTTTTGGAAAGAAGCAAGGCTTTGATAAGAGCGTAGATAGCAAAGAATTTAGTAGAGCATTTGAGCTATTTGAGCTTATGGGCGAGATGAAATTTGGAGCAAATTTCAACAAAGCAAGCGACTCTGATCTAGCTGGTATGCCTGCATATATGAAAGAGTATGTTAAGTATAAAAGAGACCTTGTCTATGTAGATCTAACGACTGGGTTTGTTGGTAAGTATTCAGACGAAGAAGACGAACTCTCATTTAAAAAGATGATGGAGCATAATCTAAAAATGTTAAAACTACTCTTTGGCGAGATAGACAAAGATGGCAAAAAGAGCAAAGACTTTATGGATAGCTTTTTGAAATTTAGTATGCCACCTTTAAATTTAGTAAAAGAGCTAAATGAAAGTCCAGCTGGAAAATACCTAATAGATGTGCTTGGTATAAAAAGAGATGTTGATATAAAGGCGTAA